CGTAGTCGTAGCTCTTGGTGCTGCCCGGATGGTTGTTGAAGGCCACGCAGGGGCTGATCACGTCGATGAAGGCGGCCCCGCCGTGGCTGATGGCGCCCTTGATCAGCGGCACCAGCTGGGCCTTGTTGCCCGAGAAGCCACGCCCGACGTACGTGGCGCCCAGCTGCAGGGCCATGGCCACGAGGTCCACCGGGCTGTCCGTGTTGATTGCGCCCTTCTTGCTCTTGGAGCCCTCGTCGGCGGTGGCGGAGAACTGGCCCTTCGTGAGGCCGTAGACGCCGTTGTTCTCGACGATGTAGGCCATGCGCACGCCGCGCCGCATGGCGTGGGCGAACTGGCCCAGGCCGATGGATGCCGAATCGCCATCGCCCGAGACCCCGAGATAGAGCAGGTCGCGGTTGGCCAGGTTGGCGCCGGTCAGCACGCTGGGCATGCGGCCGTGCACGGTGTTGAAGCCGTGCGAGGCGCCCAGGAAATAGTCCGGCGTCTTGGAGCTGCAGCCGATGCCCGAGAGCTTGGCGACGCGGTGGGGCTCGATGTCCAGCTCCCAGCAGGCCTCGATGATGGCGGCCGAGATCGAGTCGTGGCCGCAGCCGGCGCACAGCGTGGAAATCTTGCCCTCGTAGTCGCGCCGCGTATAGCCGACCTTGTTGGTGGCCAGCGTGGGGTGGTGCAGCTTGGGCTTGGCGAGATAGGTCATGCGGTTCCCCCCGTCACATGCGCAGCGATCGCCCCGGTGACGAAGCGCGCCGTAATGGGCGTTCCATCGAAGTGCAGCACGCGCACCAGCCGGGCCGGGTCGATGTCGAGTTCGTTGATCAGCAGGCTGCGCATCTGCGCGTCGCGGTTCTGCTCGACCACGAAGACTTGGCGGTGCTCGGCCAGGAACTGCACGACGCTCTCCGGAAAGGGGAAGGCGCGCAGCCGCATCGCATCCAGGTGGATGCCGCGGGCCTCGAGCGCTTCCAGCGCCTCGTGCATGGCGGGGCTGGTCGATCCGAAATAGATCACGCCCAGGTCCGTGGCCTGCGCGGCCGGCCGCAGCACGGGCTGCGGCACCATCGTGGCGGCGGTCGCGAACTTCTTCAGCAAGCGCTCCATGTTGTAGATGTAGTCGGGCCCGCGCTCCGAGTAGCGGGCGTAGGCGTCGCGCGTGGTGCCCCGTGTGAAGAAGCTGCCCTTGGTCGGATGCGTGCCGGGCAGGGTGCGCCAGGGGATGCCGTCGCCGTCGACGTCCTTGTAGCGGCCGAAGTCGCGGCCGGCCTCCAGCTCCTCGGCCGTCATGACCTTGCCGCGGTCGTAAGTGCGGCTCTCGTCCCATTCGAAGGGGGCGCACAGGCGCTGGTTCATGCCGATGTCCAGGTCTGTCATCAGGAACACGGGGGTCTGCAGGCGGTCCGCCAGGTCCAGCGCGGCAGCGGCGTGCTCGAAGCACTCGTGCGGGTCCTCGGGGAACAGCAGCACGTGCTTGGTGTCGCCGTGCGAGGCGTAGGCGCAGCACAGGATGTCGGCCTGCTGGGTGCGCGTGGGCATGCCGGTGGAAGGTCCGCCGCGCTGCACGTTGATGAGGGTGACGGGGATCTCGGCGAAGTAGGCGAGCCCGATGAACTCGGTCATCAGCGAGATGCCCGGGCCCGAGGTTGCGGTGAAGGCGCGCGCGCCGTTCCATCCGGCGCCGACCACCATGCCGATGGAGGCCAGCTCGTCCTCGGCCTGCACGATGGCGAAGCGGTTCTGGCCGGTGGCCGGGTCCACGCGGAACTTGGCGCAGTACTTCTGGAAGGCCTCGGCGACCGAGGAAGAGGGCGTGATCGGGTACCAGGCCGCGACCGTGGCGCCGCCGTACACGCAGCCCAGTGCCGCGGCGCTGTTGCCGTCGACGAAGATGCGCTCGCCCACGCGGTCGGCGCGCCGCACCTGCAGCCCCACCGTCTCGCGCAGGTGCTCGCGCGCGAAGTCGCAGCCCAGGTGCAGGGCCTGCACGTTGGAGGCCAGCAGCTTCTCCTTGCCCCTGTACTGCTCGCC
Above is a window of Variovorax sp. RA8 DNA encoding:
- a CDS encoding 2-oxoacid:acceptor oxidoreductase subunit alpha; the encoded protein is MSATLPPKGVQAPSANVGAVPSITAVNDFVIKFANVNGSGSASANELFAKAILRMGVPVSPRNIFPSNIQGLPTWYEVRVSEQGHMGRRGGTDMMVAMNPQTWDADVAELEPGGYLFYDSTRALPPSKFRDDIRVIGMPLTEICNAVYHDPRQRQLFKNIVYVGALAVLLGIEPQVVEKLLGEQYRGKEKLLASNVQALHLGCDFAREHLRETVGLQVRRADRVGERIFVDGNSAAALGCVYGGATVAAWYPITPSSSVAEAFQKYCAKFRVDPATGQNRFAIVQAEDELASIGMVVGAGWNGARAFTATSGPGISLMTEFIGLAYFAEIPVTLINVQRGGPSTGMPTRTQQADILCCAYASHGDTKHVLLFPEDPHECFEHAAAALDLADRLQTPVFLMTDLDIGMNQRLCAPFEWDESRTYDRGKVMTAEELEAGRDFGRYKDVDGDGIPWRTLPGTHPTKGSFFTRGTTRDAYARYSERGPDYIYNMERLLKKFATAATMVPQPVLRPAAQATDLGVIYFGSTSPAMHEALEALEARGIHLDAMRLRAFPFPESVVQFLAEHRQVFVVEQNRDAQMRSLLINELDIDPARLVRVLHFDGTPITARFVTGAIAAHVTGGTA
- a CDS encoding 2-oxoacid:ferredoxin oxidoreductase subunit beta, which produces MTYLAKPKLHHPTLATNKVGYTRRDYEGKISTLCAGCGHDSISAAIIEACWELDIEPHRVAKLSGIGCSSKTPDYFLGASHGFNTVHGRMPSVLTGANLANRDLLYLGVSGDGDSASIGLGQFAHAMRRGVRMAYIVENNGVYGLTKGQFSATADEGSKSKKGAINTDSPVDLVAMALQLGATYVGRGFSGNKAQLVPLIKGAISHGGAAFIDVISPCVAFNNHPGSTKSYDYVREHNEAVSRIDFIQGREAITADVAPGEVMDVRQHDGTLLRLRSLHAGYNPGDRHAAMSHMQRHQEMGEVVTGLLYVDPLATDLHTALNTSARPLNQLGPGELCPGAPALEKLNASLR